One Deltaproteobacteria bacterium genomic region harbors:
- a CDS encoding ABC transporter ATP-binding protein, translating to MTLLQIDNLTKSFGGLMAVNDVSFTVEHDSIVGLIGPNGAGKTTVFNLITGNYQPNTGTVLFDGRNLVGLPTHAIVESGIARTF from the coding sequence ATGACCTTGCTCCAGATCGACAATCTGACCAAATCTTTTGGTGGCCTCATGGCCGTCAACGACGTCAGTTTCACCGTGGAGCACGATTCCATCGTCGGCCTCATCGGCCCCAACGGCGCGGGAAAAACCACGGTCTTCAACCTCATCACCGGAAATTACCAGCCCAACACGGGCACGGTTCTCTTCGATGGGCGGAATCTGGTCGGCCTCCCCACCCACGCCATTGTCGAAAGCGGCATCGCGCGCACGTTC
- a CDS encoding branched-chain amino acid ABC transporter permease — translation MNKSFLFIGFAAVMAVCPLFLDAYWTDVINNVGLYTILALSLNVILGHAGLFHMGHAAFYAIGAYTVAILNTMYGIPVLWLMPLAGLTAGVFALIVARPIIHLRGDYLLIVTIGIVEIVRIALINNVFGITGGANGIFGISRPTFFGYKIAKPEQFFYLIWGFAALTIFLLLRLEHSRFGRALLYIKEDEVAAGGSGINVAHHKLVAFVIGAVWAGMCGTLYAAKMTIIAPESFSFAESVILFTIVILGGAGSIPGVILGAFLLVGLPEIFRGLAEYRMLVFGAAMVLMMIFRNQGLLPPGPKRYLVSAPPAGGSR, via the coding sequence CGTCATCAACAATGTCGGGCTCTACACCATCCTCGCCCTGAGTCTGAATGTCATCCTGGGCCACGCCGGCTTGTTTCACATGGGGCACGCGGCCTTCTACGCCATAGGCGCCTACACGGTCGCCATTCTGAACACCATGTACGGCATCCCGGTGCTCTGGCTCATGCCCCTGGCAGGGCTGACAGCCGGCGTTTTCGCCCTGATCGTGGCCAGACCCATCATCCATCTGCGCGGGGATTATCTGCTCATCGTGACCATCGGCATTGTCGAAATCGTGCGCATCGCCCTAATCAACAACGTTTTTGGTATCACCGGCGGAGCCAATGGCATCTTCGGCATCAGCCGCCCGACCTTTTTCGGCTACAAAATCGCCAAGCCCGAACAGTTCTTTTACCTGATTTGGGGGTTCGCGGCCCTGACCATCTTTCTGTTGCTGCGACTGGAACATTCCCGATTCGGCCGCGCCCTGCTGTACATCAAGGAAGATGAAGTCGCGGCCGGCGGCAGCGGCATCAATGTCGCCCACCACAAGCTGGTGGCCTTTGTCATCGGCGCGGTCTGGGCCGGTATGTGCGGCACGCTTTACGCCGCGAAAATGACCATCATTGCTCCGGAATCCTTCTCTTTCGCCGAATCAGTCATTCTGTTCACCATCGTCATTCTCGGGGGGGCGGGCAGCATCCCGGGTGTTATCCTGGGCGCGTTCCTGTTGGTCGGCCTGCCGGAAATTTTTCGAGGCCTGGCTGAATACCGCATGCTTGTATTTGGCGCGGCCATGGTTTTGATGATGATCTTCCGCAACCAGGGACTGCTCCCGCCAGGCCCCAAGCGCTATCTAGTGTCCGCCCCGCCGGCTGGAGGTTCCCGATGA